The nucleotide window AAAAGACCAATTGTCCGCCGCTGAAAAGCAACAATTGTGGTATCAATCGACGCCACAACAAGACGAGCAAATACGTCAGCAATTTGAGCATTTGTATGAGCAAGCCTGTCAGGGAGCACTGGATGCTTGGCAACGAACCGCCAAAGGTTGTATGGCGTTGATCATTTTATTGGATCAAATGCCACGCAATATGTATCGCGGCAGTAAACAAGCGTTTATGAGTGACCATGTGGCATTAAAAGTTTGCCTACATGGTCTAGAGCAGGGCTTTGACCGAGAACTGCAGTTGGTAGAGCGTTGCTTTTTTTATCATCCGCTAGAGCACAGTGAAGAGCTTAAACACCAAGAGTTATGTGTGGTTGAGTTTGAGCGATTGCATCAGGTTTATCAGGGGCAGGCGCAACAAATGTTTATTCGCAATGGTCTCGATTTTGCCATGAAACATCGCGATATCATCGCCGAGTTTGGCCGTTTTCCACACCGCAATAAAGTGTTACAACGGGATTCTAGTGCGGCGGAGCTGGAATACCTAAAACATGGGCCAAGCTTTGGTCAATAATGACTTCCTGCGATTATTGAGTCATTTAGGCTGTTA belongs to Thalassotalea sp. HSM 43 and includes:
- a CDS encoding DUF924 family protein, with protein sequence MSANIEKVIEFWFGEIKDQLSAAEKQQLWYQSTPQQDEQIRQQFEHLYEQACQGALDAWQRTAKGCMALIILLDQMPRNMYRGSKQAFMSDHVALKVCLHGLEQGFDRELQLVERCFFYHPLEHSEELKHQELCVVEFERLHQVYQGQAQQMFIRNGLDFAMKHRDIIAEFGRFPHRNKVLQRDSSAAELEYLKHGPSFGQ